In Candidatus Defluviilinea proxima, a single genomic region encodes these proteins:
- the selD gene encoding selenide, water dikinase SelD, which translates to MPIPQTGREIRLTTLSACAGUASKLSADALTQVLRPIKDIFDAASYPDLLVGLREPDDAAVWRLDEDKAIVITTDFFTPVVDNAYDYGSIAAANSLSDVYAMGGRPFLALNVAALPDDLPNEISAEIIRGGAEKALEAGVVIAGGHTVKDKEPKYGLVVIGFVDPRKMMSKGGFKVGDALVLTKPLGFGVTTTALKREQADKEDVLEAVQWMKLLNKKAGQLANEFDLQGGTDITGYSFLGHAMEMADASNVALRFEFTNIPFISCARKYAEKGCFAGGAFDNKSHFEAKVKFAESIDEENQMLLFDPQTSGGLLLGVPHAKLDSFLVRAKELDQAVWVVGNVETGAGISVR; encoded by the coding sequence ATGCCTATTCCTCAAACTGGACGCGAGATCCGCCTCACGACTCTTTCCGCCTGCGCGGGTTGAGCGTCCAAACTAAGCGCTGATGCGCTGACGCAGGTTCTGCGTCCTATAAAAGACATCTTTGATGCCGCCTCTTATCCGGACCTGTTGGTTGGTCTGCGCGAACCGGATGACGCGGCCGTTTGGCGTTTGGATGAAGACAAGGCCATTGTCATCACAACCGATTTCTTCACACCGGTTGTGGACAACGCCTACGATTACGGTTCCATCGCGGCCGCCAACAGCTTATCAGATGTCTACGCCATGGGCGGACGTCCCTTCCTTGCGTTGAATGTTGCGGCATTGCCCGATGACCTTCCCAATGAAATATCTGCTGAGATCATTCGTGGCGGTGCAGAGAAGGCATTGGAAGCGGGAGTCGTCATCGCAGGTGGACACACCGTCAAAGACAAGGAACCCAAATACGGACTGGTTGTCATCGGTTTTGTAGATCCCCGCAAGATGATGAGTAAAGGCGGCTTCAAAGTGGGCGACGCATTGGTATTGACCAAGCCACTTGGTTTCGGAGTCACGACGACAGCCTTGAAACGCGAACAGGCTGATAAAGAAGACGTACTTGAAGCGGTCCAATGGATGAAACTGCTGAACAAAAAGGCCGGTCAACTGGCGAATGAATTTGACCTGCAAGGTGGTACCGATATTACCGGCTATAGTTTCCTTGGTCATGCCATGGAAATGGCAGATGCTTCGAATGTCGCATTAAGATTCGAATTTACAAACATCCCTTTCATTTCATGTGCGCGCAAATATGCAGAAAAAGGATGCTTTGCTGGCGGCGCATTCGATAACAAGAGTCACTTTGAAGCCAAGGTGAAGTTCGCTGAATCCATTGACGAAGAAAACCAGATGCTGTTATTCGATCCGCAGACAAGCGGAGGTTTGTTGCTAGGCGTCCCTCATGCAAAATTAGATTCTTTCCTTGTGCGAGCAAAGGAGTTGGATCAAGCTGTCTGGGTGGTGGGAAATGTCGAAACAGGAGCAGGCATATCGGTCCGATAA
- a CDS encoding prohibitin family protein, with translation MNIVDVIRSLAGFAWLGAIGLGVLAIARASRNQGAKGISTTVVIVLALALVLSVLGAGLVYVESNERGVVKTISAGGVRPEALSPGLHWIVPVVESVVTYSVSNQTYTMSAASTEGQVMGDDSIRARTKDGQEIILDASVIYKVDPLKVVSLHIVWQNNYENGIVRPEARGIIRDAVSQYGVEEVVSTKRAEMVQFITDELSSTLSKNNLELVDFVLRDIHFSEGYAAAVEQKQIAEQQAQQAKLTVEQKKQEAEQARQTAQGQADAAVIAAQGAAEAQIIQAKAQAEANALIGQSLQENPEILQYQYILKLAPGVQTIFIPSGQQFILPLPNTTTNTTPTVTP, from the coding sequence ATGAATATTGTTGATGTAATTCGCTCACTGGCCGGTTTTGCATGGCTGGGAGCCATTGGGTTGGGCGTTCTGGCAATTGCCCGCGCAAGCCGCAATCAAGGCGCAAAAGGGATCAGTACAACAGTGGTGATCGTACTCGCCCTTGCGCTTGTCCTTAGCGTGTTGGGAGCCGGTTTGGTTTACGTTGAATCAAACGAGCGTGGTGTCGTAAAGACCATCAGCGCGGGCGGCGTTCGCCCTGAAGCGCTTAGCCCTGGCCTGCATTGGATCGTACCGGTTGTAGAGAGTGTGGTGACGTATTCGGTTTCAAATCAAACCTACACCATGTCTGCTGCATCAACCGAGGGACAGGTGATGGGAGATGACTCGATACGTGCCCGTACAAAGGATGGTCAGGAGATCATTCTTGACGCTTCGGTGATCTACAAAGTGGACCCGCTAAAGGTGGTATCACTTCACATTGTATGGCAAAACAACTACGAGAATGGTATCGTGCGCCCCGAAGCGCGCGGCATCATCCGCGATGCGGTTTCGCAATACGGTGTGGAAGAGGTCGTTTCCACAAAGCGCGCTGAAATGGTGCAATTTATTACGGACGAACTCAGCTCCACGTTAAGTAAAAATAACCTGGAGTTGGTGGACTTTGTCCTGCGTGATATTCATTTCAGTGAAGGGTATGCCGCGGCAGTCGAACAAAAACAGATCGCTGAGCAACAGGCTCAACAAGCCAAGTTGACCGTTGAGCAAAAGAAACAGGAAGCTGAACAGGCGCGCCAGACAGCACAAGGCCAGGCCGATGCGGCCGTAATCGCGGCGCAGGGCGCGGCAGAAGCACAGATCATTCAGGCAAAGGCACAGGCAGAAGCCAATGCATTGATCGGGCAATCATTGCAGGAAAATCCTGAGATCCTTCAGTATCAATATATTTTGAAACTTGCACCGGGTGTGCAGACGATCTTTATCCCCAGCGGACAGCAGTTCATTCTGCCATTGCCGAATACCACGACAAACACAACACCAACAGTGACTCCATAA
- a CDS encoding carboxypeptidase regulatory-like domain-containing protein has translation MNTARRFTIIFLALIILMASWGKVNAQSTDVLYFPETRHYVKGVFLQFYNAAKDPKLVYGHPITEQIVARDGKTVQYFQRARFELTPDNRVQLTPLGTLTYKPQSQMPVQSANGCELYSQFYVCFTFLDFYKANGGPNQFGNPISPFESADGLIVQYFEGARFEWRAYQGTAKWVVISDLGRVYFDQQKEDPAYLKPAPPPDATISSVLSIKARAFVLKAVTLKNGQQTIYTIVQDQASVPVENATVKAIVHLSNNTNQEYTFTTNARGIGQVSFNFSDQKPGELISIDITVDYQGLTGTTTTSYRIWF, from the coding sequence ATGAACACAGCCCGACGGTTCACGATTATTTTTCTAGCTCTCATCATTCTGATGGCTTCATGGGGAAAAGTTAACGCCCAGTCCACAGATGTTTTATATTTCCCAGAGACGCGACACTACGTGAAGGGTGTGTTCTTGCAATTCTATAACGCCGCAAAAGACCCCAAGCTTGTATACGGCCACCCCATCACAGAACAGATCGTTGCCCGCGATGGCAAAACCGTGCAATATTTTCAACGTGCCCGCTTCGAGTTGACGCCCGACAATCGCGTGCAATTAACTCCGCTCGGAACACTGACCTACAAACCGCAAAGCCAAATGCCAGTCCAAAGCGCGAATGGTTGTGAGCTGTATTCGCAGTTCTATGTGTGTTTTACATTTCTTGATTTTTACAAAGCCAATGGCGGGCCCAATCAGTTCGGGAACCCAATTTCCCCGTTTGAATCGGCCGATGGCTTGATCGTTCAATACTTTGAAGGTGCGCGCTTCGAGTGGCGCGCCTATCAGGGCACAGCAAAATGGGTGGTGATCTCTGACCTTGGCCGAGTCTATTTCGATCAACAAAAAGAAGACCCTGCCTACCTCAAGCCTGCGCCTCCGCCCGACGCCACGATCAGCAGTGTACTCTCGATCAAAGCACGTGCCTTCGTTTTGAAAGCGGTCACCCTCAAGAACGGACAGCAAACCATCTACACCATCGTGCAAGATCAGGCATCGGTGCCGGTCGAAAACGCAACGGTCAAGGCCATTGTCCATCTTTCGAACAACACCAATCAGGAATACACATTCACTACCAATGCGCGCGGCATTGGGCAGGTCTCATTCAATTTCAGCGATCAAAAGCCGGGGGAACTCATATCCATTGACATCACTGTGGATTATCAAGGGCTTACAGGAACCACCACCACATCCTACAGGATCTGGTTCTAA
- the wecB gene encoding UDP-N-acetylglucosamine 2-epimerase (non-hydrolyzing), protein MKVLSVFGTRPEAIKMAPIVRLLGQTKEIESRVCVTAQHRQMLDQVLELFKIQPDYDLDLMRDGQSLAQLTAGIFTHLDPVLENFNPDWVLAVGDTTTVVTTCQLAFYRRIKFGHIEAGLRTHNKWHPFPEEINRRLATTMADLHFAPTKWSQANLLHEGVNEKDIVVTGNPVIDALQYVAKQEEPQEIKELLRKLDINNQKTKRLILVTAHRRENFGEPIENICYALKQLAERGDVEIVYPVHLNPNIQEPANRILKDIPHVTLLRPLDYLPLVHVMKHSTLILTDSGGIQEEAPSFGIPVFVLRETTERPEGVDAGTLKLVGTETSRIVQEATRLLDDESEYRKMAKASNPYGDGHAAERIVEALLQTGSQD, encoded by the coding sequence ATGAAAGTTCTATCTGTTTTCGGCACGCGTCCTGAAGCCATCAAAATGGCTCCTATTGTTCGGCTGTTAGGGCAAACCAAAGAGATCGAGTCCCGTGTATGCGTCACCGCACAACATAGACAAATGCTCGATCAGGTATTGGAACTCTTCAAAATCCAGCCAGATTATGACCTCGACCTTATGCGCGACGGTCAATCTCTCGCGCAATTGACCGCTGGCATCTTTACCCATCTTGACCCCGTTCTGGAAAATTTCAACCCCGATTGGGTTTTAGCCGTTGGCGATACGACGACGGTCGTTACAACCTGTCAGCTTGCCTTTTATCGGCGTATCAAGTTTGGCCACATCGAGGCAGGACTCAGAACACACAACAAATGGCACCCCTTCCCCGAAGAGATCAACCGCCGCCTCGCCACCACCATGGCAGATCTGCATTTCGCGCCAACAAAATGGTCACAGGCGAATTTACTGCACGAGGGTGTGAATGAGAAAGATATTGTCGTCACAGGCAACCCCGTCATTGACGCGTTGCAGTATGTAGCCAAGCAAGAAGAACCGCAAGAGATCAAGGAACTTCTACGAAAACTGGATATCAACAACCAGAAGACGAAGCGACTCATCCTAGTCACCGCTCACCGACGTGAGAATTTTGGCGAACCCATTGAAAATATTTGTTATGCACTTAAGCAATTAGCAGAACGTGGCGATGTAGAGATCGTTTATCCTGTCCACTTGAACCCCAACATACAGGAACCGGCAAATCGCATTCTCAAAGATATTCCCCACGTCACATTGTTACGCCCGTTGGATTATCTTCCACTGGTACATGTGATGAAGCATTCCACACTGATCCTCACCGACTCAGGAGGCATTCAAGAAGAGGCGCCATCTTTCGGCATCCCTGTATTCGTGTTGCGCGAGACCACCGAACGCCCGGAGGGAGTCGATGCAGGGACGCTCAAGCTGGTTGGAACAGAGACCAGCCGCATCGTTCAGGAAGCGACGCGTTTGCTTGACGACGAATCCGAATACCGGAAGATGGCCAAAGCGTCCAATCCATATGGCGATGGGCATGCGGCAGAACGCATCGTGGAAGCCTTATTGCAAACAGGCAGTCAGGATTAA
- a CDS encoding nucleotide sugar dehydrogenase produces MKFNKICVLGLGYIGLPTASTFATNGIKVVGVDVNEYVIETLSKGELHIHEPGLRNVVETALQSGNLTVSSQPEEADAFLIAVPTPFHEGKYAEYEGRKYKLADMGAVISATEAIVPFLRKGNLVILESTSPPRTTIDLVTPILERSNLKAGSDFFLCYSPERVLPGQILRELIENARVVGGVTPESARAGRDLYATFVKGEIIETDSTTAEMVKIMENTTRDVNIAIANEFARLAEKFGVDVWEAIRLANLHPRINILSPGPGVGGHCISVDPWFFVETAPELTPLIYNARKVNDDQPHFVVAKVKQALGDLNRKKIAALGLAYKPDVDDLRESPATEVVHLLQEAGAQVKAWEPFKPTANLQGIEMSKSLSEALKNVDAVLLLVKHTEFMSLNPAEISKYTKARIVVDTVNAWNAEEWRNAGFQLYRLGDNKSIIAS; encoded by the coding sequence GTGAAATTCAACAAAATTTGTGTACTTGGTCTTGGCTATATCGGCCTTCCCACTGCATCCACCTTTGCCACGAACGGAATCAAAGTCGTCGGCGTAGATGTCAATGAGTATGTTATTGAAACATTGAGCAAAGGCGAACTCCACATCCACGAGCCCGGCTTGCGGAATGTGGTGGAAACCGCCCTCCAATCCGGTAACCTGACCGTATCATCCCAGCCTGAAGAGGCCGATGCCTTCCTGATTGCTGTGCCAACACCTTTCCATGAAGGCAAATATGCCGAATATGAAGGCCGAAAATACAAACTGGCCGACATGGGCGCTGTGATCTCTGCGACAGAGGCCATCGTACCTTTTCTTCGCAAAGGGAATTTGGTCATCCTCGAATCGACATCCCCGCCTCGCACGACCATTGATCTGGTCACCCCCATTTTAGAGCGATCCAATCTGAAAGCGGGTTCCGACTTCTTCCTGTGCTATTCGCCAGAACGTGTACTCCCCGGACAGATCTTACGCGAATTGATCGAGAACGCACGCGTTGTCGGCGGCGTGACGCCCGAATCTGCACGAGCTGGCCGCGACTTGTATGCGACCTTCGTCAAAGGTGAGATCATCGAAACGGACTCGACCACTGCTGAGATGGTCAAGATCATGGAAAACACCACCCGCGACGTGAATATTGCCATCGCGAACGAATTCGCACGTCTCGCCGAAAAGTTCGGCGTGGACGTATGGGAAGCCATCCGCCTCGCCAACCTACATCCACGCATCAATATTCTCAGCCCCGGCCCCGGTGTTGGCGGTCACTGCATCAGCGTAGACCCGTGGTTCTTCGTCGAGACCGCGCCAGAGTTGACACCACTTATCTACAACGCACGCAAAGTCAACGACGACCAACCTCACTTTGTAGTGGCAAAGGTCAAGCAAGCTCTTGGCGATTTAAACAGAAAGAAAATTGCTGCGCTCGGCCTGGCCTACAAACCAGATGTGGACGACCTGCGTGAAAGCCCAGCAACAGAAGTTGTACATTTACTTCAAGAGGCTGGCGCACAAGTCAAAGCGTGGGAGCCATTCAAGCCAACGGCCAATCTACAAGGTATTGAAATGTCAAAAAGCCTGAGCGAAGCTCTGAAAAATGTAGATGCTGTTTTGTTACTCGTCAAACATACAGAGTTTATGAGCTTGAACCCCGCAGAGATTTCAAAATACACCAAAGCTCGTATTGTTGTGGACACAGTCAATGCATGGAATGCTGAAGAATGGCGCAACGCAGGATTCCAGTTATATCGACTCGGCGACAATAAATCCATCATCGCAAGCTGA
- a CDS encoding SPFH/Band 7/PHB domain protein, with product MNGFFTSGVVCIVGAILLIVLVFLAQAIKIVPEYQRLVVFRLGRVLEKPIGPGIILLIPIIDRARWVDLREQIREVPHQVSITKDNAPISIDFLWYFKVIEPVQSVIQVGNFEQSAAGIAATTLRAVIGGIPLDDVLSEREHINNMLRNRLDEVTERWGVKVTNVEIREIIPPREVQEAMNRQMTAERVRRALVTESMGDKEAAVNRAEGTKQAAVLQADGERQSNILRAEGEKQAQALRAEGFAVALEKINAAAGKVDPKTMSLQYFETLKSIGLSPSTKYIFPMEFTSMLDNFLNKDAKK from the coding sequence ATGAATGGCTTTTTTACAAGTGGTGTAGTTTGCATTGTAGGCGCGATCCTACTGATCGTTCTGGTTTTTCTGGCTCAGGCGATCAAGATCGTACCTGAATATCAGCGTTTGGTTGTCTTCCGCCTTGGGCGTGTGTTGGAAAAGCCCATAGGCCCGGGAATTATCTTGCTCATCCCGATCATTGACCGCGCCCGATGGGTGGACTTGCGCGAGCAGATCCGCGAGGTGCCGCATCAAGTTTCCATTACCAAGGATAATGCGCCGATTTCCATCGACTTCCTTTGGTACTTTAAAGTGATCGAGCCGGTTCAGTCCGTGATCCAGGTTGGTAACTTCGAACAATCTGCGGCCGGTATTGCGGCTACAACCTTGCGCGCGGTCATCGGTGGTATCCCATTGGATGATGTGCTTTCAGAACGTGAACACATTAACAACATGCTTCGCAATCGTCTCGATGAAGTCACCGAGCGCTGGGGCGTGAAAGTAACAAACGTTGAGATCCGCGAGATCATCCCGCCGCGCGAAGTGCAGGAAGCAATGAACCGTCAGATGACGGCAGAACGCGTCCGCCGTGCTTTAGTCACTGAATCAATGGGTGATAAGGAAGCGGCTGTGAACCGTGCTGAAGGTACCAAGCAAGCGGCCGTTCTGCAAGCTGACGGTGAGCGCCAATCCAACATCCTTCGCGCAGAAGGCGAAAAGCAGGCGCAGGCTTTGCGCGCTGAAGGTTTTGCGGTAGCGCTCGAGAAGATCAACGCCGCCGCTGGCAAAGTGGACCCGAAGACAATGTCTCTGCAGTATTTTGAGACCTTGAAATCCATTGGCTTAAGCCCATCCACAAAGTACATCTTCCCGATGGAATTTACAAGCATGCTTGATAATTTCCTCAACAAAGATGCGAAGAAGTAA
- a CDS encoding GNAT family N-acetyltransferase, with the protein MEIQTATLLDLNALRRLEHACFEKDAWPILDLAAVLTWPEVIRLKAVEDDQMIGFVAGDPRSSQNVAWIATIGVDPGYQRRGIGRMLLRACEAQIKLPRIKLSVRASNHGAIALYEAEGYRFVDLWRNYYSDNEDALVMEKTL; encoded by the coding sequence ATGGAAATTCAAACAGCAACTTTGCTTGACCTCAATGCACTGCGGCGACTTGAACATGCTTGCTTTGAAAAAGATGCCTGGCCTATTCTTGACTTGGCCGCCGTCTTGACATGGCCCGAAGTGATCCGCCTCAAGGCAGTGGAAGATGATCAGATGATCGGATTTGTTGCAGGCGATCCGCGGTCATCCCAAAATGTAGCCTGGATCGCCACCATTGGAGTTGATCCTGGCTATCAACGACGGGGTATCGGGCGAATGTTGTTGCGCGCTTGCGAGGCACAGATCAAATTGCCACGTATCAAATTAAGCGTGCGAGCCTCCAATCATGGAGCGATCGCACTGTACGAAGCCGAAGGCTATCGTTTCGTTGATCTATGGAGGAACTACTACTCCGATAACGAAGATGCGTTAGTGATGGAAAAGACACTATAG
- a CDS encoding ribonuclease D, which translates to MTVEALPPPVWVNNQNSLRHMTIDLSAQSRIAVDTESNSLHAYREQVCLIQFSTPKRDYVVDPLELDDLNLLAPIFASPNIEKIFHAAEYDLVCLKRDFSFEFCNLFDTMQAARILGYKYVGLDNILSEKFAVKMDKRHQKADWGARPLTSSQIDYARMDTHYLFMLRDQLEKELREMGRWEYAQDDFMLACDVDTPKEKLNGSSWKRFNFRKDVSHRELTILSELCICRDEIAEEMDRPLFKVVSDATLLDIARNIPEKDVDLAALGLSQRQIQLWGKRILAAARRGVDAPLVEREQAKRPSDAVVRRLEKLKTWRKKLAEAMKVESDIILPKIYLSAFSENPPKSLDMVKSIMVRSPNRFEKYGEQIYRLIGG; encoded by the coding sequence ATGACAGTTGAAGCGCTCCCGCCGCCTGTGTGGGTGAATAATCAAAATAGTCTCAGGCACATGACCATTGATCTATCTGCGCAATCGCGTATTGCGGTGGATACAGAGTCAAATAGTTTGCATGCATATCGTGAACAGGTATGCCTTATCCAGTTTTCCACACCCAAACGGGATTATGTCGTTGATCCGCTCGAACTCGATGATCTGAATTTACTCGCTCCCATATTTGCCAGCCCCAACATTGAAAAAATATTTCATGCCGCTGAATATGATCTCGTTTGCTTGAAGCGGGATTTTTCTTTTGAGTTTTGCAACCTTTTCGATACGATGCAGGCCGCTCGTATCCTTGGGTACAAATATGTGGGATTGGATAATATCCTTTCAGAAAAATTCGCAGTGAAGATGGATAAACGTCACCAAAAGGCGGATTGGGGAGCACGACCATTGACGTCATCACAGATCGATTATGCTCGTATGGATACCCATTATCTGTTTATGTTACGCGACCAACTCGAAAAAGAATTGCGCGAAATGGGTCGTTGGGAATATGCACAGGATGATTTCATGTTGGCGTGTGATGTGGATACTCCAAAAGAAAAATTGAACGGTTCCTCTTGGAAGCGTTTTAATTTTCGCAAAGATGTTTCGCATCGTGAATTGACCATCTTGAGCGAACTATGTATTTGTCGTGATGAGATCGCTGAAGAGATGGATCGTCCGTTGTTCAAGGTGGTGTCTGATGCCACTCTGTTGGATATCGCACGAAACATTCCTGAGAAAGACGTTGACTTGGCCGCGTTGGGGTTGAGTCAGCGGCAGATACAACTGTGGGGCAAGAGGATCTTAGCGGCGGCCCGGCGCGGGGTGGATGCTCCGCTTGTTGAACGGGAGCAGGCTAAACGTCCGAGTGACGCGGTGGTTAGGCGTTTGGAAAAGCTGAAGACTTGGAGAAAGAAACTCGCAGAAGCAATGAAAGTTGAGTCGGATATCATCCTTCCGAAAATTTATTTAAGCGCTTTTTCTGAGAACCCGCCGAAGAGTTTGGATATGGTGAAGTCTATTATGGTCCGGTCTCCAAACCGTTTTGAAAAATATGGAGAGCAGATCTATCGCTTGATCGGAGGTTGA
- a CDS encoding MBL fold metallo-hydrolase, with product MRINFHGAAHTVTGSQHLLEINGHRLLLDCGLYQGRREETYARNLKFSYDPRTVDAVILSHAHIDHCGNLPNFVQDGYNGLVYATRATVDLATIMMADSGRIQEADAEFVNRKRLARGEEPIEPLYTEVDAQHAADLFRGVEYDQSFEVLPGVTARFVEAGHILGSAAVSLEIEEKGRKIHFWFSGDIGRYKLPLLRDPVLPENVDYLLMESTYGDKSHADPSLAFNEFRDVVKRTLKRGGKVIIPAFAVGRTQELVYHLNEMMFNGDVPQAPVFVDSPLAVNASNVFRKHPECFDAETRKFVQEARHPALDFKLLTYTQSVEESKALNLRKDPMVIISASGMAETGRILHHLRNNIENPKNTVCIVSWQAPFTLGRRLADREKHIKIFGEPYTVKAEVATIGGLSGHAGQDLLTKYAVNVKNTVKKVFLVHGEEKQATTLTGILNDNNLREVYYPELHSSVEI from the coding sequence ATGAGAATTAATTTTCACGGCGCGGCACACACGGTGACAGGGAGCCAGCACTTGCTGGAGATCAACGGTCACCGCCTCTTACTGGACTGTGGGCTGTATCAGGGACGAAGAGAAGAGACTTACGCTCGGAACTTGAAGTTTTCCTATGACCCGCGTACAGTGGATGCCGTGATCCTTTCTCACGCACACATTGATCATTGTGGGAACTTGCCCAATTTTGTACAGGATGGATATAACGGGCTTGTGTATGCAACGCGTGCAACCGTTGACCTTGCGACGATCATGATGGCTGACTCTGGACGCATCCAGGAAGCGGACGCGGAATTTGTGAACAGGAAGCGTTTGGCGCGCGGCGAAGAACCTATTGAGCCGTTGTATACCGAAGTGGATGCACAACATGCGGCTGATTTGTTTCGCGGTGTGGAGTACGACCAGTCATTTGAAGTTCTTCCCGGTGTTACTGCGCGTTTTGTAGAAGCTGGCCATATTTTAGGCTCGGCGGCTGTTTCACTGGAGATCGAGGAGAAGGGGCGTAAGATCCATTTTTGGTTTTCGGGTGATATCGGTCGTTATAAACTGCCGTTGTTGCGAGACCCTGTATTACCTGAAAATGTTGATTACTTATTGATGGAGTCAACCTATGGGGATAAATCTCATGCGGACCCGTCATTGGCGTTCAATGAATTTCGCGATGTGGTCAAGCGGACGTTGAAGCGAGGTGGCAAGGTCATTATCCCTGCTTTTGCAGTAGGACGCACACAAGAGTTGGTTTATCACTTGAATGAGATGATGTTCAACGGTGATGTGCCACAGGCGCCTGTTTTTGTAGATAGTCCGTTGGCCGTGAACGCTTCAAATGTGTTCAGAAAGCACCCTGAATGTTTCGATGCGGAGACGCGGAAGTTTGTACAGGAAGCCCGTCATCCCGCATTGGATTTCAAGCTATTGACCTACACCCAATCTGTTGAAGAATCCAAGGCGTTGAACCTGCGCAAGGATCCGATGGTGATCATCTCGGCCTCCGGTATGGCTGAAACAGGACGCATCTTGCATCATCTTCGCAATAATATTGAGAACCCGAAAAATACGGTTTGCATTGTGTCATGGCAGGCGCCGTTCACGCTGGGCCGTCGCCTTGCAGATCGCGAGAAACACATCAAGATTTTCGGTGAGCCTTATACGGTCAAAGCTGAAGTAGCCACGATCGGTGGCCTCTCAGGCCATGCGGGGCAGGACCTATTGACGAAGTACGCTGTCAATGTGAAAAATACAGTGAAGAAAGTTTTTCTTGTACATGGAGAAGAAAAACAGGCGACAACGCTGACCGGCATATTGAATGATAACAATCTTCGCGAAGTATATTATCCTGAGCTACATTCGAGCGTGGAAATTTAA
- a CDS encoding carbon-nitrogen hydrolase: MKLNLALAQIATKLGDVESNLEKHIQYIEQAKAQKADLIVFPELSLTGYVLQDLVASVAHKPTEDDPVFKHLLKASHDLDISVGFVHQDHRYRFYIASAYLSAGKVLHVHHKVYLPTYGLFDEGRFFAWGDTVRSFDTRFGRVGMLICEDFWHASPPYLLWLDGADIMLFSSASPGRGLNDKEKLESARWVERVSKAYASMFTSFVAHCNRVGYEDGLLFWGGATVNDPNGELIARGPYFEEALTFAELDLNQLRRTRARLPLLRDERTSLVQNELNRILSRG; the protein is encoded by the coding sequence ATGAAACTCAATCTTGCCCTCGCACAAATCGCCACAAAACTTGGGGATGTTGAATCTAATCTCGAAAAACATATCCAATATATTGAACAAGCCAAAGCCCAAAAAGCGGATTTGATCGTATTCCCAGAGTTATCTTTGACGGGATACGTTCTGCAGGATTTGGTCGCTTCAGTTGCACATAAGCCGACGGAAGATGATCCTGTTTTCAAGCATCTTCTCAAAGCGAGTCATGATCTGGACATTTCGGTTGGATTCGTCCACCAGGACCATCGCTATCGCTTTTATATTGCTTCTGCCTATCTCTCTGCAGGGAAGGTGTTGCATGTGCATCACAAGGTCTATTTGCCGACGTATGGACTTTTCGATGAAGGCCGCTTCTTTGCCTGGGGTGATACAGTCCGTTCGTTTGATACTCGTTTCGGGCGTGTGGGCATGTTGATCTGCGAAGATTTCTGGCATGCGTCACCTCCATACTTGCTATGGCTTGATGGTGCAGATATCATGTTGTTCTCGTCTGCTTCTCCAGGGCGCGGATTGAATGATAAGGAAAAACTTGAATCGGCTCGTTGGGTAGAGCGTGTCAGCAAAGCGTATGCGAGTATGTTCACATCTTTTGTGGCGCACTGTAACCGTGTGGGATATGAAGATGGATTGCTCTTCTGGGGTGGGGCAACGGTCAACGACCCGAACGGTGAATTGATCGCGCGCGGCCCATATTTTGAAGAAGCGTTGACATTTGCCGAACTGGATTTGAATCAACTTCGTCGTACACGTGCGCGTTTGCCGTTGTTGCGTGACGAGCGCACGTCCCTTGTGCAGAATGAATTGAATAGGATACTTTCCCGTGGTTGA